Proteins from one Flavobacterium sp. N2038 genomic window:
- a CDS encoding cysteine hydrolase family protein — protein MENKTKKKEALLIIDIQNDYFEGGAYTLVNPEKASKNAKVVLEKFRLEHKTIVHVQHIAQEGFFLPNTKGAKIHEDVLPIEGEKIIIKHVPNSFQGTDLLSYLQENKITDLVVCGMMTQICVDSAVRAAKDYGFTITLLADACATLDLEFQGRITKAEQVQSSFISALQFYYADVINTNQFLNL, from the coding sequence AACAAAAAAGAAGGAAGCTTTACTTATCATCGACATTCAAAATGATTACTTTGAAGGTGGAGCATACACATTAGTTAATCCGGAAAAAGCATCAAAAAATGCTAAAGTCGTACTTGAAAAATTCAGGCTGGAGCATAAAACAATTGTTCACGTACAGCATATTGCTCAAGAAGGATTCTTTTTACCTAATACTAAAGGAGCGAAAATACATGAAGATGTACTTCCAATAGAAGGAGAAAAAATCATCATCAAGCATGTCCCTAACAGTTTTCAGGGAACAGATTTATTGTCATATCTCCAAGAAAACAAAATTACTGATTTAGTTGTTTGTGGTATGATGACACAAATTTGTGTTGACTCTGCCGTTAGAGCTGCTAAAGATTATGGTTTTACTATTACTTTATTAGCCGATGCCTGTGCAACATTGGATTTGGAATTTCAAGGCAGAATTACCAAGGCAGAACAGGTTCAATCCTCATTCATCAGTGCATTACAATTTTACTATGCAGATGTAATCAACACGAATCAATTTTTAAATTTATAA